In Kryptolebias marmoratus isolate JLee-2015 linkage group LG20, ASM164957v2, whole genome shotgun sequence, a genomic segment contains:
- the LOC108232873 gene encoding vimentin A2 produces the protein MMSYRAAPQSSYRKMFGGDRAAVTRSSYSSRSYSSPPLRSSRVSFGLSSAPAVYAAKTQRLRSSSAAMPRLASENLDFSLSDAINSEFITNRTNEKAQMQSLNDRFASYIEKVRFLEQQNKILLAELEQLRGKGTTRVGDLYEDEMRELRRQVDQLTNEKARVEVHRDNLADDIQRLREKLQDEMSQREEAEANMQSFRQDVDNAALARLDLERKIESLQEEINFLKKLHDEEMLELQSQAQQQQQHVQVDMEMAKPDLTAALRDVRLQYENLASKNIQESEDWYKSKFADLTEAAARNNEALRLAKQEANDYRRQVQALTCEVDALKGTNESLERQMREMEENFSLENSGYQDTISRLEEDIHNMKDEMARHLREYQDLLNVKMALDIEIATYRKLLEGEESRISTPLPSFSSLNLREAMVESKPHVESMTTKKVVIKTIETRDGQVINESTQNHEEME, from the exons ATGATGTCCTACAGAGCAGCTCCACAGTCTTCCTACAGAAAGATGTTCGGCGGGGACCGAGCCGCGGTGACCCGGAGCAGCTACTCCAGCCGCAGCTACTCCAGCCCGCCGCTGCGCTCCTCCCGGGTCTCCTTCGGGCTCTCCTCCGCGCCGGCCGTTTACGCAGCGAAGACCCAGAGGCTCCGCAGCAGCAGCGCGGCCATGCCCCGGCTGGCCTCCGAGAACCTGGACTTCTCCCTGTCCGACGCCATCAACAGCGAGTTCATCACGAACCGCACCAACGAGAAGGCGCAGATGCAGTCGCTCAACGACCGCTTCGCCAGCTACATCGAGAAGGTGCGCTTCTTGGAGCAGCAGAACAAGATCCTGCTGGCGGAGCTGGAGCAGCTGCGGGGCAAAGGCACGACCCGGGTCGGAGATCTGTACGAGGACGAGATGCGGGAGCTGCGGCGCCAGGTGGACCAGCTCACCAACGAGAAGGCCCGCGTGGAGGTTCACCGGGACAACCTGGCAGATGACATCCAGAGGCTGAGAGAGAA gttgCAAGATGAAATGTCCCAGCGAGAGGAGGCTGAGGCAAACATGCAAAGCTTTAGACAG GATGTGGATAACGCTGCCCTGGCCAGACTGGACCTGGAGCGGAAGATCGAGTCGCTCCAGGAGGAAATTAATTTCCTCAAGAAGCTGCATGATGAG GAAATGCTGGAGCTGCAGAGCCaagcccagcagcagcagcagcacgtgCAGGTCGACATGGAGATGGCTAAGCCTGACCTGACTGCGGCTCTGCGGGACGTACGTCTGCAGTACGAGAACCTGGCCTCCAAAAACATCCAGGAGTCTGAGGATTGGTACAAATCCAAG TTTGCTGACCTCACCGAAGCTGCAGCCCGGAATAATGAAGCTTTGAGACTAGCCAAGCAGGAGGCCAACGACTACAGGCGTCAAGTTCAGGCTCTCACTTGTGAGGTGGATGCCCTCAAAGGAACT AACGAGTCTTTGGAGCGACAGATGAGGGAGATGGAAGAGAACTTCTCCCTGGAGAACAGTGGCTACCAGGACACCATCAGCCGCCTGGAGGAGGACATCCATAACATGAAGGACGAGATGGCCCGTCACCTGCGAGAGTACCAGGACCTTCTAAATGTCAAAATGGCCTTGGACATTGAGATTGCCACCTACAGGAAGCTCCTGGAAGGAGAAGAGAGCCG AATCTCCACCCCACTGCCTAGCTTCTCCTCTCTAAACCTGAGAG aaGCAATGGTTGAGTCTAAACCTCATGTTGAATCCATGACAACAAAGAAAGTTGTCATCAAAACCATTGAGACGAGGGATGGCCAG GTGATCAACGAGTCAACCCAGAATCACGAGGAGATGGAGTAA